The following coding sequences lie in one Myxococcus xanthus genomic window:
- a CDS encoding DUF7151 family protein — translation MLALVLATGCDGIDLRRLVGQHEARTRVADEPSGPNCEHGGKAVCSGLDRDDDGVLDDDEVTGTEYICTTLSPGVLVRTRQLPPGEPCALGGQLTLAGADLDGNGLLSDDEVTREVHGCMEPAPVLARVRPLLAQPFVCRYDNALLEAGVDLNGNGVLDDNELRAAARFCADPAVTLLRQRPEPAGPNCTTGGTQVEAGVDTNLDKVLDETEILSSAFVCQLSATHDGTYAVENAADLEALKSLSIIRGGLAIEHTDVTTVVLPGLVSVEGPLSIHDNPALTRVELSGLRYVGGALSIRGSNPLNEVRVGPQTPEALPAVRVESLTLNSLPALSSLSGVAAVAPHFDLTIWNTGVQWSPDAFPHVQVLAGTLTVHENAALEKLPVSHLTEVGGSVMISSNPVLQSLEGLGPLTRVGGVLDISSNKALTHLTGLEHLMVVKDRITVMNNAQLLDLRFDALSETGALAVAGNAALEQVGPMPSLLRVNKDIILAENPRLLRAADLPKLQSMGGALFVNLNPLLTDLSGFEQVTWMRGLYVKGNDALEHLSPLGSLHTLGTLEVRGNPAMTALSLDALARVRDAFVVTDNPQLPSCLATMLADDVYIGPPEERLIGNNDSITPCHP, via the coding sequence ATGTTGGCGCTGGTCCTGGCCACCGGGTGTGACGGCATCGACCTGCGCCGGCTCGTCGGTCAGCACGAGGCGCGCACCCGCGTGGCCGACGAGCCCTCCGGCCCGAACTGCGAGCACGGCGGGAAGGCCGTGTGCTCGGGGCTGGACCGGGATGATGACGGCGTGCTCGATGACGACGAGGTGACGGGCACCGAGTACATCTGCACCACGCTCTCGCCAGGCGTGCTGGTGCGCACGCGGCAGCTCCCTCCCGGCGAGCCCTGTGCGCTGGGCGGGCAGCTCACCCTGGCGGGGGCGGACCTGGATGGCAACGGCCTCCTTTCGGATGATGAGGTGACGCGCGAGGTCCACGGCTGCATGGAGCCGGCGCCTGTCCTCGCCCGCGTGCGCCCGCTGCTGGCCCAGCCCTTCGTCTGCCGGTACGACAACGCGCTCCTGGAGGCCGGCGTGGACCTCAATGGGAACGGCGTGCTCGATGACAACGAGCTCCGGGCGGCCGCCCGCTTCTGCGCGGACCCCGCGGTGACGCTGCTGCGCCAGCGGCCAGAGCCCGCGGGCCCGAACTGCACCACGGGAGGTACCCAGGTGGAGGCAGGCGTGGACACCAACCTGGACAAGGTGCTCGACGAGACCGAGATTCTCTCGTCCGCATTCGTGTGCCAGTTGTCGGCGACCCATGACGGGACGTATGCGGTGGAGAACGCGGCCGACCTGGAGGCGTTGAAGTCCCTCTCCATCATTCGCGGTGGACTCGCCATCGAGCACACGGATGTCACGACGGTGGTGCTGCCCGGCCTCGTGTCGGTAGAAGGTCCGCTGTCCATCCACGACAACCCGGCGCTGACGCGGGTGGAGCTGTCTGGGCTTCGCTACGTGGGGGGAGCGTTGAGCATCCGCGGCAGCAACCCGCTCAACGAGGTGCGCGTCGGACCGCAGACGCCGGAGGCGCTTCCAGCCGTTCGCGTCGAAAGCCTGACGCTCAACTCGCTCCCCGCCCTTTCGTCCCTGAGCGGCGTGGCCGCCGTGGCGCCCCACTTCGACCTCACCATTTGGAACACCGGCGTGCAGTGGAGCCCCGACGCGTTCCCCCACGTCCAGGTGCTGGCGGGCACGCTCACCGTTCACGAGAACGCCGCGTTGGAGAAGCTGCCCGTGTCCCATCTGACGGAGGTGGGAGGGAGCGTCATGATTTCGAGCAACCCGGTGCTTCAGTCCCTGGAGGGGCTGGGACCTCTGACGAGGGTCGGCGGCGTGCTCGACATCTCCAGCAACAAGGCCCTCACGCACCTCACCGGGCTGGAACACCTGATGGTGGTGAAGGACCGCATCACCGTGATGAACAACGCCCAGCTCCTGGACCTCCGCTTCGATGCCCTCTCCGAAACAGGCGCGCTCGCCGTGGCGGGCAACGCGGCACTGGAGCAGGTAGGCCCGATGCCGTCGCTGCTCCGGGTGAATAAGGACATCATCCTGGCGGAGAACCCGCGGCTGCTGCGCGCGGCGGACCTGCCAAAGCTCCAGAGCATGGGTGGCGCGTTGTTCGTCAACCTCAACCCGCTGCTGACGGACCTGTCTGGCTTTGAGCAAGTGACGTGGATGCGCGGCCTGTACGTCAAGGGCAATGACGCGCTGGAGCACCTGAGCCCCCTGGGCTCGCTCCACACCCTGGGCACCCTGGAGGTGCGGGGGAATCCAGCGATGACGGCGCTGAGCCTGGATGCACTCGCGCGCGTGCGCGATGCGTTCGTCGTCACGGACAACCCCCAGCTCCCCTCGTGCTTGGCGACGATGCTCGCGGACGACGTCTACATCGGGCCGCCAGAGGAGCGCCTCATCGGGAACAACGACAGCATCACGCCTTGCCACCCCTAG
- a CDS encoding ATP-binding protein, which produces MGSDDIVAALRQVPLFARLTGEQLRWMADHGRQLHFPAGTRIAEQGAAADGLSVIMEGHTQWSRRTGTESVPTFTLEAGDLFGELILFLNAPYPHSGDAVTDVRLFRLEPATFWELLRLAPGLSRGLMELASQRSQQQAQDVRPQSEVLPVGRMAAELGAELGSPAAAARRSAARLGELMATVSARAMALGDHGLSLPQRSVLLALPREAAERGRTSPPLEPLARAEREEALGSWLEARGVADAWEAAPALVASGLDVAWLESVATRVGGALLGDVLAWLVVAVSCDVLMAEVARGTARVSALVEGVKAYAFMDPVPREDVDVHDGLEHALAALGHRLRGEHLTVEREYDPHLPRLKAEGVALDELWTQLVLNALEALGERGGRVRLRTWKDAAHVVVEVSDDGPGIPKDLLPRIFEPFFSTKPHAAGMGLDVCRRIVERHGGDLCVRAEQSGTRIQVRLPA; this is translated from the coding sequence ATGGGAAGTGACGACATCGTCGCGGCGTTGCGCCAGGTTCCGCTGTTCGCCCGGCTCACCGGAGAACAGCTCCGCTGGATGGCGGACCATGGCCGTCAACTCCACTTCCCCGCTGGCACGCGTATCGCCGAGCAAGGCGCCGCCGCGGATGGCCTGTCCGTCATCATGGAGGGCCACACGCAGTGGAGCCGCCGCACCGGCACGGAGAGCGTGCCCACGTTCACGCTGGAGGCCGGCGACCTCTTCGGCGAGCTCATCCTCTTCCTGAACGCGCCCTACCCCCACAGCGGCGACGCGGTGACGGACGTGCGCCTGTTCCGGCTGGAGCCGGCCACCTTCTGGGAGCTGCTGCGGCTGGCTCCCGGACTCAGCCGGGGACTGATGGAGCTGGCCTCGCAGCGCTCCCAGCAGCAGGCGCAAGACGTCCGTCCTCAGTCGGAAGTGCTCCCCGTGGGCCGCATGGCGGCCGAACTGGGCGCCGAGCTGGGCAGCCCCGCCGCGGCGGCCCGGCGGAGCGCGGCGCGGCTGGGCGAGCTGATGGCCACGGTGTCCGCGCGCGCCATGGCCCTGGGCGACCACGGCCTGTCCCTGCCCCAGCGCAGCGTCCTGCTGGCGCTGCCTCGGGAAGCGGCGGAGCGCGGGCGGACCTCTCCGCCGCTGGAGCCCCTGGCCCGCGCCGAGCGCGAGGAAGCGCTGGGCTCCTGGTTGGAGGCGCGCGGCGTGGCGGATGCGTGGGAGGCGGCGCCCGCGCTGGTGGCCTCCGGCCTGGACGTCGCGTGGCTGGAGTCGGTGGCGACGCGCGTGGGCGGGGCGCTGCTGGGCGACGTGCTCGCGTGGCTGGTGGTGGCGGTGAGCTGCGACGTGCTCATGGCGGAGGTGGCGCGAGGAACGGCACGCGTGTCCGCACTGGTCGAAGGCGTGAAGGCCTATGCCTTCATGGACCCGGTGCCGCGTGAGGACGTGGACGTCCACGACGGACTGGAGCACGCGCTGGCGGCGCTGGGCCACCGGCTGCGCGGAGAGCACCTCACGGTGGAGCGTGAGTACGACCCGCACCTGCCCCGGCTGAAGGCGGAAGGCGTCGCGCTCGACGAGCTGTGGACGCAGTTGGTGCTCAATGCGCTGGAGGCGCTGGGCGAGCGCGGAGGCCGCGTGCGACTGCGCACCTGGAAGGATGCCGCGCACGTGGTCGTCGAGGTCTCCGACGACGGGCCGGGCATTCCCAAGGACTTGCTGCCGCGCATCTTCGAGCCCTTCTTCAGCACGAAGCCCCATGCGGCGGGCATGGGCCTGGACGTCTGCCGGCGCATCGTCGAGCGCCATGGCGGCGACCTGTGCGTGCGCGCCGAGCAGAGCGGCACCCGCATCCAGGTGCGCTTGCCGGCGTAA
- the larC gene encoding nickel pincer cofactor biosynthesis protein LarC gives MRRILYLEPVGGIAGDMFLAAGLDLGISPAELERALSGLRVPGWKLAVSRAVRHAISGTHLDVVLDAREAHPHRAYADIRRLIEEADTLPPRAKERALAVFRAIGEAEAKVHGVSIDDIHFHEVGAVDSIVDICGAAVVLELLGNPEVHAAPPPLGSGTIRVAHGAMPIPVPATLELLRDVPVRFEGVGELTTPTGAALLKVLAHIGHPPDFIVEKVGYGVGTKDFKDRPNVLRASLGRLEQASNEGLWVVEANLDDATPQLLGHLLERLLAVGALDAWVTPVVMKKSRPGHLLSALVEGGTREAIVDVVLRESTTLGVRYHRVERQALERDWVEVETPWGKVRVKRGLRQGAVLNAHPEFEDCRQVAEAAGVPVKQVMAAAVAALGPKD, from the coding sequence ATGCGACGCATCCTCTACCTGGAGCCGGTGGGCGGCATCGCCGGGGACATGTTCCTGGCGGCGGGCCTGGACCTGGGCATTTCCCCGGCGGAGCTGGAGCGCGCGCTATCGGGCCTGCGCGTCCCGGGCTGGAAGCTGGCGGTGAGCCGCGCGGTGCGCCACGCCATCAGCGGCACGCACCTGGACGTCGTGCTGGATGCGCGCGAGGCCCATCCGCACCGCGCCTACGCGGACATCCGGCGTCTCATCGAGGAGGCGGACACGCTGCCCCCGCGCGCGAAGGAGCGGGCGCTGGCGGTGTTCCGCGCCATCGGCGAGGCGGAGGCGAAGGTCCACGGCGTGTCCATCGACGACATCCACTTCCATGAAGTGGGCGCGGTGGACTCCATCGTCGACATCTGTGGCGCGGCGGTGGTGCTGGAGCTGTTGGGCAACCCGGAGGTCCATGCGGCGCCGCCGCCGCTGGGCAGCGGCACCATCCGCGTGGCTCATGGCGCCATGCCCATTCCCGTGCCCGCGACGCTGGAGTTGCTGCGTGACGTGCCCGTGCGCTTCGAAGGCGTGGGTGAGCTGACGACGCCCACGGGCGCGGCGCTGCTCAAGGTGCTGGCGCACATCGGCCATCCGCCGGACTTCATCGTGGAGAAGGTGGGCTACGGCGTCGGAACGAAGGACTTCAAGGACCGGCCCAACGTGCTGCGCGCGTCGCTGGGCCGGCTGGAGCAGGCCAGCAACGAAGGGCTCTGGGTGGTGGAGGCCAACCTGGACGACGCCACGCCGCAGCTGCTGGGGCACCTGCTGGAGCGGTTGCTCGCGGTGGGCGCGCTGGACGCGTGGGTGACGCCGGTGGTGATGAAGAAGAGCCGGCCGGGGCACCTGCTGAGCGCGCTGGTGGAGGGCGGCACGCGCGAAGCCATCGTGGATGTGGTGCTGCGCGAGTCCACCACGCTGGGCGTGCGCTACCACCGTGTGGAGCGTCAGGCGCTGGAGCGTGACTGGGTGGAGGTGGAGACGCCGTGGGGCAAGGTCCGCGTGAAGCGCGGGCTGCGCCAGGGCGCGGTGCTCAACGCCCACCCGGAGTTCGAGGACTGCCGCCAGGTGGCGGAGGCTGCGGGCGTCCCCGTGAAGCAGGTGATGGCCGCGGCGGTGGCGGCGCTCGGCCCCAAGGACTGA
- a CDS encoding chemotaxis protein CheC → MSQPLHSDAQLDALREVANIGCGHAANALSRLMGGRKVDLSIPRVLLTGPSDAAELLGGAAPVVSGWLGIQGGLRGALLLVLPQQDGAALEALLLEGQPAIHQTERDSVMAETANIVASACLSAMGRLTGWKLVPTVPTVRRGRARDVVSDAVGQVEGDASSVVVLEARFLATAAPPVGGQLLLVLARDSIRDLLARLGV, encoded by the coding sequence GTGAGCCAGCCCCTGCACAGCGACGCGCAACTCGACGCACTGCGCGAGGTGGCCAACATTGGTTGTGGCCACGCGGCCAATGCGCTCTCCCGGCTGATGGGGGGACGCAAGGTGGACCTCTCCATTCCCCGCGTGTTGCTGACAGGCCCCTCCGACGCCGCCGAGCTTCTGGGCGGAGCCGCGCCGGTGGTGTCGGGGTGGCTGGGCATCCAGGGCGGGCTGCGGGGTGCCCTGTTGCTGGTGCTGCCCCAGCAGGACGGAGCCGCGCTGGAAGCGCTGCTCCTGGAGGGTCAGCCCGCGATTCATCAGACCGAACGGGACAGCGTGATGGCGGAGACGGCGAACATCGTCGCCAGTGCCTGCCTGTCCGCCATGGGCCGGCTGACGGGCTGGAAGCTGGTGCCCACGGTGCCCACGGTGCGGCGAGGCCGCGCGCGGGACGTGGTGTCCGACGCGGTGGGGCAGGTGGAGGGCGACGCCAGCAGCGTGGTGGTGTTGGAGGCCCGCTTCCTCGCGACCGCGGCACCCCCGGTGGGTGGGCAGTTGCTGTTGGTGCTGGCGCGCGACAGCATCCGCGACCTGCTGGCGCGGCTGGGCGTGTAG
- a CDS encoding DUF6311 domain-containing protein → MTTPSPPASRESASPALAPTPPTPTVAPSPSPASRWAPWGAALGGLAWFLWLGGGRAIPPTRIDWMIREDWAASGFGWLFYRNAPWGLPLTSSPNQLHPHGTSVALTDGNPLLAVLFKPFNALLPADFQYHGLWLALGFALMGWFGAKLVSVVSSRPTHQLLGGLLLALAPPMAARLGHLTLCSHWLLVAMMWLQLRDTPDAHAAKRSLLWAAALNAVGAGTHPYLVAMLAPLAMALTVRLALGRVISWGRALLASVGIVILDVLIFALFGYFVGSNLGAEGFGQFSADLTTLFNPTDWSRLLPSLPVARRQGEGFGYVGAGALLLVVLSVVGAALRFRALRDLPWRRGLPFAVAVLLLAIYALSSRVTWTGRLVVDLGGLYEPFSRLTSAFRASGRFIWPLCYAVMGGALLLWLRQWRERAWVGTAVLALVVAVQAYDVRQDKSELRRRPEGFRRLQAPEWAELKGHYQHLAIFPPQVQWVCPYNEPLVNATGYMAYRLGLTFNSGYVTRTPPSIAEECNATMRPGGVDGDTVYVVVRQQVGAFLRAGARCGMLEGLPVCVSGQRNDAFAQALTRQPLR, encoded by the coding sequence ATGACGACCCCGAGTCCACCGGCGTCGAGGGAATCCGCTTCACCGGCGCTTGCCCCGACTCCGCCCACACCCACCGTTGCGCCTTCTCCTTCACCCGCGAGCCGGTGGGCGCCCTGGGGCGCCGCGCTGGGCGGACTGGCGTGGTTCCTCTGGCTCGGCGGTGGCCGGGCGATTCCGCCCACGCGCATCGACTGGATGATTCGCGAGGACTGGGCGGCCTCCGGTTTCGGTTGGCTGTTCTACCGAAACGCACCCTGGGGCCTGCCGCTCACGAGCTCGCCCAACCAGCTCCATCCGCATGGCACCTCCGTGGCGCTCACGGACGGAAATCCCCTGCTGGCGGTGCTGTTCAAGCCCTTCAACGCACTGCTGCCCGCTGACTTCCAGTACCACGGCCTCTGGCTGGCGCTGGGCTTCGCGCTCATGGGCTGGTTCGGCGCGAAGCTGGTGTCCGTCGTTTCGTCCCGCCCCACGCACCAGTTGCTGGGCGGTCTGCTGCTGGCGCTGGCTCCGCCCATGGCGGCGCGGCTGGGGCATCTGACGCTGTGCTCGCACTGGCTGTTGGTGGCCATGATGTGGCTGCAACTGCGCGACACACCGGATGCCCATGCGGCGAAGCGGAGCCTCCTGTGGGCCGCCGCGTTGAACGCCGTGGGCGCGGGCACGCATCCGTACCTGGTGGCCATGCTCGCGCCGCTGGCCATGGCGCTGACCGTGCGCCTGGCCCTGGGCCGCGTCATCAGTTGGGGACGCGCGCTGCTGGCCTCGGTGGGCATCGTCATACTGGACGTGCTCATCTTCGCCCTCTTCGGCTACTTCGTCGGCAGCAACCTGGGCGCGGAAGGCTTCGGCCAGTTCTCCGCCGACCTGACCACGCTGTTCAATCCCACGGACTGGTCGCGGCTGCTGCCCTCGCTGCCCGTGGCGCGGCGGCAGGGCGAAGGCTTCGGCTATGTGGGCGCGGGGGCGCTGCTGCTCGTGGTGCTCTCCGTCGTGGGCGCAGCGCTTCGCTTTCGCGCCCTGCGGGACCTGCCCTGGCGGCGGGGACTGCCCTTCGCGGTGGCGGTGCTGCTGCTGGCCATCTACGCGCTGTCGTCCCGGGTGACGTGGACGGGCCGGCTGGTGGTGGACCTGGGCGGGCTGTACGAACCCTTCTCGCGGCTGACGTCCGCGTTCCGCGCGTCCGGGCGCTTCATCTGGCCGCTGTGCTACGCGGTGATGGGCGGCGCCCTCCTCCTGTGGCTGCGGCAGTGGCGAGAGCGCGCCTGGGTGGGGACGGCGGTGCTCGCGCTGGTGGTCGCCGTGCAGGCCTACGACGTGCGCCAGGACAAGAGCGAGCTGCGCCGCCGCCCGGAAGGCTTCCGTCGGCTCCAGGCCCCGGAGTGGGCGGAGCTGAAGGGCCACTACCAGCACCTGGCCATCTTCCCGCCTCAGGTGCAGTGGGTGTGCCCCTACAACGAGCCGCTGGTCAACGCGACGGGGTACATGGCCTACCGACTGGGCCTCACTTTCAACAGCGGCTACGTCACCCGGACCCCACCGTCGATCGCCGAGGAGTGCAACGCCACCATGCGCCCTGGCGGCGTGGACGGGGACACGGTGTACGTCGTGGTGCGTCAGCAGGTGGGCGCCTTCCTCCGGGCGGGCGCGCGCTGCGGGATGCTGGAGGGGCTGCCGGTGTGCGTGTCCGGGCAGCGGAACGACGCCTTTGCGCAGGCGTTGACGCGGCAACCCTTGCGATAG
- a CDS encoding response regulator, with amino-acid sequence MAKRVLVVDDAIFMRNMIKDIFASGGFEVVGEAANGLEAVEKYKELKPDLTTMDIVMPFKSGIEATREIIKADSSAVVIMCSALGQESLVMEAIEAGASDFIVKPFRAEDVLAVVKKVLGET; translated from the coding sequence ATGGCTAAGCGGGTCCTGGTCGTCGACGATGCCATCTTCATGCGCAACATGATCAAGGACATCTTTGCGTCTGGGGGGTTCGAGGTCGTCGGTGAGGCGGCCAACGGCCTGGAGGCCGTGGAGAAGTACAAGGAGCTCAAGCCCGACCTCACGACGATGGACATCGTCATGCCCTTCAAGAGCGGCATCGAGGCCACGCGAGAGATCATCAAGGCGGACAGCAGCGCGGTGGTCATCATGTGCTCCGCGCTCGGGCAGGAGAGCCTGGTGATGGAGGCCATCGAGGCGGGCGCCTCGGACTTCATCGTCAAGCCGTTCCGGGCCGAGGACGTGCTGGCCGTGGTGAAGAAGGTCCTGGGCGAGACGTGA
- a CDS encoding chemotaxis protein CheA has translation MTMDMSRYLGLFISEATDHLEALGRDLVELEREGSSSAVDSMFRHAHSVKGMASSMGFEPIAIVAHRVEDLVDAVRQDRGRLDRDLVDLLLTAADTMLAQVRAVAEGKQPDDSAALLTQLSQRVTTMTGQAPAATRVAKVTALKPEGGGSDGTGGGSDGSGTAGGSGTAGGSGTTGGAGGSGTTGGGSDGSGTTGGGPDGSGTAGGAGGSSGTTGGAGGGSGTAGGAGGSGPTGAGASPASTHGGGAAGSGTRSCVDGGSGAAGGSASPGVASGTGVDGAGPGPASPNLMNGGPGTSATSSAPNGAHGTSAPLSPDGATGGVVVPLSTRRASDVPGTDAGSAAPTPDLANSLKAAASAPLPETLAQRWAVRLRIAPTCQVPGVRAFLVHKRLTNLGTLVELRPALEELKAGRIPDGNIQLELETPAGEAGIHAALKNVAEVEVLSVKPAVAAPVVQPTLVPVPDGARASSDTASRTVRVRTELLDYFLDTVGELMLATARLREVGKVLPENTRPALEEGVYRLHTLVKDLHDKVMTARMTPLSLITDRLPRAARDIARRKEREVDLVITGAEIELDRAILEELSDPLLHLLRNCIDHGLEAPEDRAAAKKGPRGRVLVAVKRARDRVIIELEDDGRGMDPAKLKNAAVSRGLLSAEAAVRLTDREAFMLSCLPGVSTAKDITDISGRGVGMDAVKRVVENVGGTLEIDSERGRGTRFTLRLPLTVAVVHLLLVEVGEEVFGLPIAKVVGATEADGESLSRSRETALLPHGNSLLPVHSLDALVGVPAPRRLGARPFVVMDGDSGRVALAVDRLLGQEEVVLKPLSRPLDLLPGLSGVTILGSGRPVFILDVPRLLSA, from the coding sequence ATGACGATGGACATGTCCCGCTACCTCGGGCTCTTCATCTCCGAGGCGACCGACCACTTGGAGGCGCTCGGGCGTGACCTCGTGGAGCTCGAGCGCGAGGGCTCGTCCAGCGCGGTGGATTCGATGTTCCGCCATGCCCACTCGGTCAAGGGCATGGCGTCGTCCATGGGCTTCGAGCCCATCGCCATCGTGGCGCACCGCGTAGAGGACCTCGTGGACGCCGTCCGTCAGGACCGCGGCCGCCTGGACCGCGACCTGGTGGACCTGCTGCTCACCGCCGCCGACACCATGCTCGCGCAGGTGCGCGCGGTGGCGGAGGGCAAGCAGCCGGATGATTCCGCGGCGCTCCTGACGCAGCTCAGCCAGCGCGTCACCACCATGACGGGTCAAGCCCCGGCCGCCACGCGCGTCGCGAAGGTGACGGCGCTGAAGCCAGAGGGCGGCGGCTCGGATGGCACGGGCGGAGGCTCGGATGGCTCGGGCACTGCGGGCGGCTCGGGCACTGCGGGCGGCTCGGGCACTACGGGCGGAGCGGGCGGCTCGGGCACTACGGGAGGAGGCTCGGATGGCTCGGGCACGACGGGCGGAGGCCCGGATGGTTCGGGCACTGCGGGCGGAGCTGGTGGAAGCTCGGGCACTACGGGCGGAGCTGGTGGAGGCTCGGGCACTGCGGGCGGAGCTGGCGGCTCGGGCCCTACAGGCGCCGGTGCCAGCCCTGCCTCAACGCACGGTGGCGGAGCTGCTGGCAGCGGCACCCGGAGCTGCGTCGACGGAGGCTCGGGCGCCGCGGGTGGCAGTGCCAGCCCCGGCGTAGCCAGCGGCACTGGTGTTGACGGTGCGGGGCCCGGCCCGGCCAGCCCCAATCTGATGAACGGCGGACCCGGTACCTCCGCCACCTCCAGCGCGCCGAATGGAGCGCATGGTACCAGCGCCCCATTATCCCCGGACGGAGCCACCGGAGGCGTGGTGGTGCCGCTGTCCACGCGCCGGGCCTCGGACGTGCCTGGCACCGACGCCGGATCCGCGGCTCCAACGCCCGACCTGGCCAACTCCCTGAAGGCCGCGGCCAGCGCGCCGCTCCCGGAAACGCTGGCCCAGCGCTGGGCGGTGCGGCTGCGCATCGCGCCCACCTGTCAGGTGCCCGGCGTGCGCGCCTTCCTCGTCCACAAGCGCCTCACCAACCTGGGCACGCTGGTGGAACTCCGGCCCGCGCTGGAGGAACTGAAAGCCGGCCGCATCCCAGACGGCAACATCCAACTGGAGCTGGAGACCCCGGCGGGCGAAGCGGGCATCCACGCGGCGCTGAAGAACGTGGCCGAAGTGGAGGTCCTCTCGGTGAAGCCCGCGGTGGCCGCGCCCGTGGTGCAGCCCACCCTGGTGCCTGTCCCCGACGGCGCCCGAGCGTCCTCGGACACGGCGTCGCGCACGGTGCGCGTGCGCACGGAGCTCCTCGACTACTTCCTCGACACCGTGGGTGAGCTGATGCTTGCCACGGCCCGCCTGCGCGAGGTGGGCAAGGTGCTGCCGGAGAACACGCGCCCCGCGCTGGAAGAGGGCGTCTACCGGCTGCACACGTTGGTGAAGGACCTACACGACAAGGTGATGACGGCGCGCATGACGCCGCTGTCCCTCATCACCGACCGGCTGCCCCGGGCGGCGCGAGACATCGCCCGCCGCAAGGAGCGCGAGGTCGACCTGGTCATCACCGGCGCGGAAATCGAACTCGACCGGGCCATCCTCGAGGAGCTGTCAGACCCGCTGCTCCACCTGCTGCGCAACTGCATCGACCACGGCCTGGAGGCGCCCGAGGATCGCGCCGCCGCGAAGAAGGGCCCACGAGGCCGGGTGCTGGTGGCGGTAAAGCGCGCCAGGGACCGCGTCATCATCGAGTTGGAGGATGACGGCCGCGGCATGGACCCCGCGAAGCTGAAGAACGCCGCGGTGTCGCGAGGCCTGCTCTCGGCGGAGGCCGCGGTGCGCCTGACGGACCGCGAGGCCTTCATGCTGTCGTGCCTTCCGGGCGTCTCCACCGCCAAGGACATCACCGACATCTCCGGCCGCGGTGTGGGCATGGACGCGGTGAAGCGCGTGGTGGAGAACGTCGGAGGCACGCTCGAAATCGACAGCGAGCGAGGCCGAGGCACCCGCTTCACCCTGCGACTTCCACTGACGGTCGCGGTGGTGCACCTGCTGCTGGTGGAGGTGGGCGAGGAGGTCTTCGGCCTGCCCATCGCCAAGGTGGTGGGTGCGACGGAGGCGGACGGGGAGTCACTCAGCCGGAGCCGCGAGACGGCCCTGCTGCCCCATGGTAATTCGCTGCTGCCGGTCCATTCGTTGGATGCGCTGGTGGGCGTACCTGCCCCCCGGAGACTGGGAGCCCGGCCTTTCGTGGTGATGGACGGGGATTCCGGCCGGGTGGCCCTGGCGGTGGACCGCCTGTTGGGACAGGAGGAAGTGGTGCTCAAGCCGCTGTCGCGGCCCCTGGACTTGCTGCCCGGCCTGTCCGGCGTCACCATCCTGGGAAGTGGGCGTCCGGTGTTCATCCTGGACGTGCCGAGGTTACTGTCCGCGTGA
- the larB gene encoding nickel pincer cofactor biosynthesis protein LarB: MDEKALKQLLGSVKSGRVSVDDAVGKLKDLPFAELGYATLDTHRNLRFGFPEVVLGEPKTVEQLLGIVGALVERKQTVLVTRLQPDKAEALVARFPKGEYHPVARIFHLKQGKVRAGRVAVVTAGTSDIPVAEEAATTAEAMGAEVRRVYDVGVAGIHRLLRRREEVQECHAAVVVAGMEGALASALGGLVGIPVVAVPTSVGYGANFKGVSALLAMVNSCASNVATVNIDNGFGGGFYAALISRTKGRR, translated from the coding sequence ATGGATGAGAAGGCGCTGAAACAGCTCCTGGGCAGTGTGAAGTCCGGCCGCGTCTCCGTGGACGACGCGGTGGGCAAGTTGAAGGACCTGCCCTTCGCGGAGCTGGGGTACGCGACGCTCGACACGCACCGCAACCTGCGCTTCGGCTTCCCGGAGGTGGTGCTGGGTGAGCCCAAGACGGTGGAGCAATTGCTGGGCATCGTCGGGGCGTTGGTGGAGCGCAAGCAGACGGTGCTGGTGACGCGGCTCCAGCCGGACAAGGCGGAGGCGCTGGTGGCGCGCTTCCCCAAGGGCGAGTACCACCCGGTGGCGCGCATCTTCCATCTCAAGCAGGGCAAGGTGCGCGCGGGCCGCGTGGCCGTGGTGACGGCGGGCACCAGCGATATCCCCGTGGCGGAAGAGGCGGCCACGACGGCCGAGGCCATGGGCGCGGAGGTGCGGCGCGTCTACGACGTGGGCGTGGCCGGCATCCACCGGCTGCTGCGGCGCCGCGAGGAAGTCCAGGAGTGCCATGCCGCCGTGGTGGTGGCGGGCATGGAGGGCGCGTTGGCCAGCGCGCTGGGCGGACTGGTGGGGATTCCCGTGGTCGCGGTGCCCACGTCGGTGGGCTACGGCGCCAACTTCAAGGGCGTGTCCGCGCTGCTGGCCATGGTGAACTCGTGCGCCTCCAACGTGGCCACGGTGAACATCGACAACGGTTTTGGCGGTGGCTTCTACGCCGCCCTCATCTCCCGCACGAAGGGACGCAGGTGA